A single region of the Chryseobacterium sp. 6424 genome encodes:
- a CDS encoding DUF4270 family protein, whose amino-acid sequence MKRYFSIATSVVFGSLILWNCEPDADQLGSQFFQNGAVGTESTHALIAFHVNNNDSIRTDAARLQSATLGAFYEPQFGLQKSSYVSQVRLPNYSPDFGANAVLDSAVLVIKPLYASDSVKTTTQEDYIYPDGAVPAKKVVNTYPVLKYGKTKLNGKTNFNIRVHEVTDFLFSNVQEVYSNKVVALGNQIGGRSFNGDISSIKITKDSDNSDLYLRDATLRIPMDSAFFQNKIIRKASSPELADAASFIRYFRGIRLSVDETDGYLFNFDPNSVVINLYYKKDRVNNGTTTREEGTFTLDLGSGNTHFNQILNDRSNTPLATLAQDTIQGSQRVYAQGMGGPGFGLKIPDSTIATIRDRYNTQKIGIISAKLRVYTDEATWNNAFLKPSLFTVQQKGLDEFLEDMSALAYTSNYKLIKSYNLDKNPAYYDIGITQTFKNIIEKQKPNRQFIMNVGTYTTDATGALAGLQDTENAQHYNTRSYTPNRVVLVGTDPANEKSAKLILTYGKK is encoded by the coding sequence ATGAAAAGATACTTCAGTATTGCCACATCCGTGGTATTCGGAAGTTTAATTTTATGGAACTGCGAACCCGATGCCGACCAGCTCGGGTCGCAGTTTTTTCAGAATGGGGCAGTGGGGACAGAAAGTACCCACGCGCTCATCGCTTTCCATGTAAACAATAACGATTCTATCCGTACAGATGCTGCCCGTTTGCAGAGTGCCACGCTTGGTGCTTTCTACGAGCCGCAGTTCGGGCTTCAGAAATCTTCGTATGTTTCTCAGGTAAGGTTGCCTAATTACAGTCCGGATTTTGGTGCAAACGCTGTGCTAGATTCGGCCGTGTTGGTCATAAAGCCTTTGTATGCGTCGGATTCGGTGAAAACCACTACGCAGGAAGACTATATTTATCCAGATGGCGCCGTTCCCGCAAAAAAAGTAGTGAACACGTACCCGGTTTTAAAATACGGGAAAACCAAACTGAACGGGAAAACTAATTTCAACATCAGGGTGCATGAAGTAACGGACTTCCTGTTCTCTAATGTGCAGGAAGTTTATTCCAATAAAGTTGTGGCCCTAGGCAATCAGATTGGTGGCAGGTCTTTCAATGGTGATATTTCTTCAATTAAAATCACCAAGGATTCGGATAACTCAGATCTTTATCTCCGTGATGCGACGCTTAGAATACCGATGGACTCTGCTTTTTTCCAGAATAAAATCATTAGGAAAGCATCCTCACCGGAACTGGCAGACGCCGCTTCTTTCATCCGCTACTTCCGTGGCATCCGTCTTTCTGTAGATGAAACTGATGGATATCTCTTCAATTTCGACCCCAATTCTGTAGTCATTAACCTGTACTACAAGAAGGACCGCGTAAATAATGGGACCACCACACGCGAAGAGGGTACTTTCACGCTTGATTTAGGCAGCGGGAATACACATTTTAATCAAATATTGAACGACAGGTCCAATACGCCACTTGCAACCTTGGCGCAAGACACCATTCAAGGCTCGCAGCGGGTATACGCACAGGGGATGGGCGGACCGGGCTTCGGACTGAAGATTCCCGATTCTACGATCGCTACGATCCGCGACCGTTACAACACCCAGAAAATAGGGATTATCTCGGCAAAACTCCGTGTATATACCGATGAAGCTACTTGGAACAATGCTTTCCTCAAGCCATCCTTATTTACAGTTCAGCAAAAAGGGCTTGATGAATTCCTGGAGGATATGAGCGCGCTTGCCTACACCAGTAATTATAAACTGATAAAGTCGTATAATCTGGATAAGAATCCGGCGTATTATGATATCGGTATTACCCAGACTTTTAAGAATATTATTGAAAAGCAAAAGCCAAACAGACAGTTCATTATGAATGTTGGGACTTATACGACCGATGCTACAGGCGCGCTTGCCGGCTTGCAGGATACTGAAAATGCACAGCATTACAACACCCGGTCTTACACCCCGAACAGGGTAGTGCTGGTAGGGACAGATCCCGCTAATGAAAAAAGCGCGAAACTCATCTTAACGTACGGAAAGAAATAA
- the glmS gene encoding glutamine--fructose-6-phosphate transaminase (isomerizing): protein MCGIVGYTGFQDAYEVVINGLRRLEYRGYDSAGIVLDGEKHSFEVAKTKGKVDDLAAISENLIGKSHVGMGHTRWATHGVPSDRNSHPHLSNNGKIALVHNGIIENYDTIKIMLTEKGFVFHSETDTEVLVNLIQYFMDTNAETDFPTAVRFALNEVYGAYAITVMHDDFPGQLVVARLGSPLAIGLGNKEYFIASDASPFVEFTKEAVYLEEGHMATISLENGVDIRNIKDNLKIVPEVQELKLSLEQIEKGGYEHFMLKEIFEQPKSIQDTLRGRLLVDEGIIKMAGIWDHLDRINQAQKITIIACGTSWHAGLIGEYLIEEFARIPVEVEYASEFRYRNPIISEKDVVIAISQSGETADTMAAIKLAKEKGAFIYGICNVVDSSISRITDAGSYTHAGPEIGVASTKAFTAQLTILSLIALKLGKHKGHLSNQEFMKLIAELDALPKKVEEVLENTHEITKEIAKNFVDAQNFLYLGRGYNFPAALEGALKLKEISYIHAEGYPAAEMKHGPIALIDENMPIVIIAPKQGHYDKIVSNVQEIKARKGKVIAVVNKGDTQVSQMADYVIEFPETSECFSPIIASVPLQLLAYYIAVYRGANVDQPRNLAKSVTVE, encoded by the coding sequence ATGTGTGGTATCGTAGGATATACAGGTTTTCAGGATGCTTATGAAGTGGTGATCAACGGCCTCCGCAGGCTCGAGTATCGTGGTTACGACAGCGCGGGCATTGTGCTGGATGGCGAAAAGCATTCATTCGAAGTGGCCAAAACCAAAGGGAAAGTAGATGATCTGGCCGCTATTTCCGAGAACTTGATAGGTAAATCGCATGTCGGTATGGGCCATACACGCTGGGCGACACATGGTGTCCCAAGCGACCGCAACTCGCACCCACACCTTTCGAATAACGGTAAAATAGCCTTGGTTCATAATGGCATCATCGAAAATTATGATACCATTAAAATCATGCTTACCGAAAAAGGCTTCGTATTCCATTCTGAAACTGATACGGAGGTGCTTGTAAACCTTATTCAGTATTTTATGGATACCAATGCCGAGACCGACTTTCCTACAGCGGTACGTTTTGCACTGAATGAAGTGTATGGCGCCTATGCCATTACTGTGATGCACGATGACTTCCCCGGGCAGCTGGTTGTTGCAAGGCTGGGGTCCCCGCTGGCCATCGGTTTAGGCAATAAAGAATATTTTATCGCGTCTGATGCTTCTCCGTTTGTGGAATTTACCAAAGAAGCTGTATATCTAGAAGAAGGTCACATGGCCACCATTTCTTTAGAGAATGGGGTCGACATCAGAAATATTAAAGATAACCTTAAAATCGTACCTGAAGTCCAGGAGCTAAAACTGAGTCTGGAACAAATTGAAAAAGGTGGTTACGAACATTTCATGCTTAAAGAAATCTTCGAACAGCCAAAATCTATTCAGGATACACTTCGCGGCAGGCTTTTAGTGGATGAAGGCATCATTAAGATGGCCGGTATCTGGGATCATCTTGATCGTATAAACCAAGCCCAGAAAATCACCATTATCGCTTGTGGTACCTCATGGCATGCAGGACTGATTGGTGAATATCTGATTGAGGAATTTGCCCGAATCCCTGTTGAAGTAGAATACGCATCAGAGTTCCGTTACAGAAACCCGATTATTTCCGAAAAAGATGTGGTGATCGCTATCTCACAGTCCGGGGAAACAGCCGATACCATGGCTGCCATAAAACTGGCTAAAGAAAAAGGAGCTTTCATCTACGGGATTTGTAACGTAGTGGATTCATCAATTTCCAGGATTACCGATGCTGGTTCTTATACCCACGCAGGCCCGGAGATTGGGGTAGCTTCTACCAAAGCCTTTACCGCGCAACTTACCATTCTTTCTTTAATTGCTTTAAAATTGGGGAAACATAAAGGCCATTTAAGTAATCAGGAATTTATGAAACTGATTGCGGAACTTGATGCCTTGCCTAAAAAAGTGGAGGAAGTACTTGAAAATACCCACGAGATCACCAAGGAAATAGCCAAGAACTTTGTTGATGCACAAAATTTCCTTTATTTAGGACGTGGCTATAACTTCCCGGCCGCTTTGGAAGGCGCCCTGAAGCTGAAGGAAATTTCTTACATCCATGCAGAAGGATACCCGGCTGCTGAAATGAAGCATGGCCCGATTGCCTTAATTGATGAAAATATGCCAATCGTTATCATAGCGCCTAAACAGGGGCATTACGATAAGATTGTAAGCAACGTACAGGAAATAAAGGCCCGTAAAGGCAAAGTTATTGCTGTAGTAAATAAAGGAGATACACAGGTGTCGCAAATGGCTGATTATGTGATAGAATTCCCGGAAACTTCGGAATGTTTCTCGCCGATTATCGCTTCGGTTCCGCTTCAGCTTTTAGCGTATTATATCGCAGTCTATCGGGGTGCGAATGTAGATCAGCCAAGAAATTTGGCAAAATCGGTGACGGTAGAGTAA
- the gldK gene encoding gliding motility lipoprotein GldK: MNRVFLILLSASVIISCSKRGSASAGKPGQRGELIPRTSSKSFVAERPYGMVAVPAGSYVMGLADQDFTNTPEKATLKTVTVSSFFMDETEITNAEYRVFINYVRDSVARTLLAEAAGDGGSDGNGTSIGDYAYASKKAGDDRTAYQEFMESQGGRDGYDESKKLDWSVPLRWRTSDYPDAQYAEILESMYIPPAERINNERIIDTRKLLYAYNWEDIESAVKDRARGANYLKKESIAVYPDTTVWIRDFNYAYNEPLYDGYFWHSAYKNYPVVGVTWDQARAFCNFRSKLKSDYNESLKKRKQKPMAFRLPTEAEWEYAARGGRENATYPWGGPYLQDDRGCYLANFKPKRGNYIEDEKKGTYTYTAPVKTYQKNGFGLYDMAGNVAEWTESPYNNATYQFASTLNPNLSNQAYREVRKSVRGGSWKDVGYLLMTGARDYERKDSARSYIGFRTVQDIPEGTAKFKKRTN; this comes from the coding sequence ATGAACAGAGTATTTCTCATATTATTATCAGCATCTGTTATAATTTCCTGTTCCAAACGTGGTAGTGCCTCTGCCGGCAAGCCTGGCCAACGAGGAGAACTAATACCCCGAACTTCCTCTAAATCTTTCGTTGCAGAACGCCCTTATGGTATGGTAGCTGTACCCGCAGGTTCTTATGTAATGGGACTCGCAGACCAGGACTTTACCAATACTCCCGAAAAAGCCACTTTGAAGACAGTAACGGTTTCCTCCTTCTTCATGGATGAAACTGAGATTACCAACGCAGAATACCGCGTATTCATTAACTATGTCCGCGATTCTGTAGCACGTACTTTACTTGCTGAAGCCGCTGGCGATGGTGGCTCTGATGGTAATGGCACTTCTATCGGGGATTACGCTTACGCTTCAAAAAAAGCAGGCGATGACAGAACCGCTTATCAGGAATTCATGGAGTCACAAGGCGGCAGAGACGGCTATGATGAATCTAAAAAACTGGATTGGTCGGTGCCATTGCGATGGAGGACTTCTGATTATCCCGATGCGCAATATGCCGAAATCTTGGAGTCTATGTACATCCCACCAGCAGAACGAATTAATAATGAAAGAATTATTGATACCAGAAAACTGCTTTATGCCTATAACTGGGAGGATATAGAATCTGCCGTGAAAGATAGGGCCAGAGGCGCAAACTATCTTAAAAAGGAAAGTATTGCCGTATATCCTGATACTACTGTATGGATTCGTGACTTTAATTACGCTTATAACGAGCCACTTTATGATGGGTATTTCTGGCACAGCGCTTACAAGAACTATCCGGTGGTGGGTGTAACCTGGGATCAGGCACGCGCATTCTGTAACTTCAGATCGAAATTGAAATCAGATTATAATGAATCTCTGAAGAAGAGAAAACAAAAACCGATGGCCTTCCGCCTGCCTACTGAAGCTGAATGGGAGTATGCCGCACGCGGCGGTCGTGAAAATGCCACTTACCCATGGGGTGGGCCTTACTTACAGGATGACCGCGGTTGTTATTTAGCAAACTTCAAGCCGAAAAGGGGTAACTATATTGAAGACGAGAAAAAAGGAACATATACCTATACTGCGCCCGTGAAGACTTACCAAAAAAATGGTTTCGGTCTCTATGATATGGCCGGTAACGTAGCGGAATGGACAGAATCCCCTTATAACAATGCAACCTATCAGTTTGCATCTACGCTTAACCCCAATTTATCGAATCAGGCATACCGCGAGGTGCGTAAATCTGTACGTGGTGGCTCATGGAAAGATGTGGGATATCTTTTGATGACTGGTGCCAGAGATTACGAACGCAAAGATTCTGCACGCAGTTACATTGGCTTCCGTACCGTACAGGATATTCCTGAAGGGACGGCAAAATTTAAGAAAAGAACAAATTAA
- the gldL gene encoding gliding motility protein GldL — MFNPKITNFIYSFGAAIVIIGALFKLTHWSLGPLSGNVMLAIGLVTEAFIFVVFAFDTPKEDKGYAWENVYPELLDKDVNPTPQPSSLALKSTEVRELEISLSDKLDKMLEDAKLDVSLFERLRTGIDKFSHSVDQINQTVDVTGSTQKYNDQLTLAASHLESMNALYALQLEHGKMQAEYSKKYVEDIQKSAEHSEKFNEELAGLTHNLNNLNRVYGGMLSAMKS; from the coding sequence ATGTTTAATCCTAAAATAACCAATTTTATATACTCCTTCGGTGCTGCTATCGTAATTATCGGCGCACTTTTTAAACTCACACACTGGAGTCTCGGCCCGCTTTCGGGCAACGTGATGCTGGCTATCGGTCTTGTGACTGAAGCTTTCATCTTCGTTGTTTTCGCATTTGATACACCCAAAGAAGATAAAGGATATGCGTGGGAAAATGTATATCCGGAGCTTTTAGACAAAGATGTCAACCCAACTCCACAGCCTTCTTCATTGGCTTTGAAATCTACAGAAGTTAGAGAATTGGAAATCTCACTTTCCGATAAACTTGATAAGATGCTTGAAGACGCTAAACTTGATGTAAGCCTCTTTGAAAGATTGAGAACAGGTATTGATAAATTTTCACACTCGGTTGATCAGATCAACCAAACGGTGGATGTTACAGGTTCTACCCAAAAATATAACGATCAGCTTACGCTGGCTGCTAGCCACCTTGAAAGCATGAATGCGCTGTACGCACTGCAGCTGGAGCATGGTAAAATGCAGGCAGAATACAGCAAGAAATACGTGGAAGATATTCAGAAGTCAGCGGAACATTCCGAAAAATTCAATGAAGAGCTGGCAGGACTTACCCATAACCTAAACAACCTTAACAGAGTTTACGGCGGTATGCTCAGCGCTATGAAGTCATAG
- the gldM gene encoding gliding motility protein GldM, with protein MAQGKQTPRQKMINLMYLVFIAMLAMQIDQEIIRSYNDTNQTLTDTRGLVEEKNDKIFEKTLEAKAANTPETYTQPLNDYRGLKTRANDLVAYIEGLKTTLKKDAGFVEGIDVGDNFAALNNTEPSSKMFFNGSDENSPSKASNDLKTKIDALKSYIIQTFGPNTDLKHIIDRANKTLVTEFPKGQTIKNKNWLQYKFYGQPLIAALSNLEVIQSEARNLQSDALMTMLQEKVDADIKFDAYQAIVSAPTSVVLGENVQAKVAIGNYSSNVPGLSMPGLAMSNGQGIANLSTGSLGPKQFSGNISFTDVNGKVISLPYSHTYNVVAGAKEVAFESGALLSADKMQVLYRGLPNPISGSILGADNSQTSLSASGASVSKTGGGTWVVTPGGGATSTLTISGKGPKGETISKAFTFRIKNVPPPVGLIQGKSVVSMPASSIPNQKVSADMPDFDFPVSFTVNSFMFKVPGRAAMQVSGNSLSSVAALTKNLRSGDIAYVFNINATATGLGGQTLKQIPPVVINVQ; from the coding sequence ATGGCACAAGGAAAACAGACTCCTCGGCAGAAGATGATTAACCTGATGTATCTGGTTTTCATCGCGATGTTGGCGATGCAGATCGATCAGGAGATCATTCGTTCCTATAATGATACGAATCAGACCCTTACCGATACCCGAGGTCTTGTAGAAGAAAAAAACGATAAGATTTTTGAAAAAACGTTAGAAGCAAAGGCTGCTAACACACCAGAAACCTATACACAACCGCTGAATGATTACCGAGGCCTTAAGACAAGAGCCAATGATCTTGTAGCGTACATCGAAGGATTAAAGACTACACTGAAAAAAGATGCAGGCTTCGTAGAAGGTATTGATGTAGGCGATAATTTCGCTGCGTTGAACAATACGGAACCCTCGTCTAAAATGTTTTTTAACGGAAGCGACGAGAACAGCCCTTCTAAAGCATCTAATGATTTGAAAACTAAAATTGATGCGCTGAAATCTTACATCATTCAGACATTTGGTCCTAATACAGATCTTAAACATATTATAGACCGGGCAAATAAAACCCTTGTCACCGAATTTCCGAAAGGACAAACCATAAAAAACAAAAACTGGCTTCAGTATAAATTTTATGGCCAACCACTTATTGCAGCACTTTCCAACTTAGAAGTCATTCAATCTGAAGCCAGAAATCTTCAGTCGGATGCACTAATGACCATGTTGCAGGAAAAAGTAGATGCCGATATCAAATTTGATGCTTATCAGGCGATCGTTTCAGCACCTACATCAGTGGTACTGGGCGAAAACGTTCAGGCAAAAGTAGCCATCGGAAACTATTCCAGCAATGTTCCGGGCTTGTCAATGCCGGGTCTTGCGATGAGCAACGGTCAGGGTATTGCTAACCTTTCAACAGGTTCGCTTGGCCCAAAACAATTTAGCGGAAATATCTCATTCACTGATGTTAACGGGAAGGTAATCTCTTTACCGTACAGCCATACTTACAATGTAGTGGCAGGTGCGAAGGAAGTAGCATTTGAAAGCGGCGCTTTATTATCAGCCGATAAGATGCAAGTATTGTATCGGGGATTGCCGAATCCAATCTCAGGCTCAATTCTGGGGGCGGACAATTCGCAAACCAGTTTATCAGCTTCCGGCGCTTCTGTTTCGAAAACAGGTGGTGGAACTTGGGTTGTAACACCTGGAGGTGGTGCCACGAGTACGCTGACGATTTCCGGGAAAGGCCCGAAAGGTGAAACCATATCAAAGGCATTCACATTCAGAATTAAAAATGTTCCGCCACCTGTTGGGCTTATTCAGGGTAAATCTGTGGTATCCATGCCGGCAAGCTCAATCCCGAACCAAAAAGTGAGCGCGGATATGCCAGATTTCGATTTCCCGGTGAGCTTTACTGTAAACAGCTTTATGTTTAAAGTCCCTGGAAGAGCGGCAATGCAGGTTTCCGGCAATTCATTGAGCTCGGTAGCTGCTTTGACGAAGAATCTGCGTTCAGGTGATATCGCGTATGTATTCAACATCAACGCAACTGCTACAGGTCTTGGCGGACAGACACTTAAACAGATTCCGCCAGTGGTAATAAACGTTCAGTAA
- the gldN gene encoding gliding motility protein GldN, whose protein sequence is MSILNAKSPEALRQLRETGLLKQGDSTVSTRRTPLKYGFIEDKDILKSMVVWEIIDMNDKINQPFYHNEDGIVSQNKSLYQLLFDAINDGRITEVYDDELFQTRLSPDAIAARIKNEVLSDAGIDRLNESGTLTEEEKREFTNVYETKTENVKVLKIKGMWYIDRRDSQMKYRLLGIAAMGQDPSTMGQYGPDGQPIASNDELIDLFWVYYPDAREVLANAVVFNNKNLSSDITFDDILNARRFSSIIYKSDNGLGNGVIKDYIPRDADAQLEESERIKAQILQMENDMWNY, encoded by the coding sequence ATGTCGATCCTCAACGCCAAATCGCCAGAGGCACTTCGCCAACTGCGAGAGACAGGTTTGCTGAAACAGGGAGATTCCACGGTTTCTACGCGCAGAACTCCATTAAAATACGGTTTTATTGAGGATAAAGATATCCTTAAAAGCATGGTGGTCTGGGAAATCATTGATATGAATGATAAAATTAACCAGCCTTTCTATCATAATGAAGACGGAATAGTTTCTCAAAACAAATCGCTTTATCAACTATTGTTTGATGCGATAAATGATGGGAGAATTACTGAAGTATATGATGATGAACTCTTCCAGACCCGCTTAAGTCCGGATGCTATTGCTGCACGAATTAAAAATGAAGTCTTAAGTGATGCCGGGATCGACCGTTTGAATGAATCAGGCACCTTGACCGAAGAAGAGAAGCGCGAGTTTACCAATGTTTACGAAACCAAAACAGAAAACGTAAAGGTCTTGAAAATCAAAGGCATGTGGTATATCGACCGACGCGACAGCCAGATGAAATACCGTTTGCTGGGTATCGCCGCTATGGGACAGGATCCTTCTACCATGGGACAGTACGGCCCTGACGGACAGCCTATTGCATCGAATGATGAGCTTATCGATCTGTTTTGGGTATATTATCCTGATGCCAGAGAAGTATTGGCGAACGCAGTGGTTTTCAACAATAAAAACTTGTCTTCAGACATTACTTTTGATGACATCCTCAACGCGAGAAGATTTTCATCCATCATTTATAAATCGGATAATGGTTTAGGCAATGGTGTAATTAAAGATTATATCCCCCGTGACGCGGATGCCCAGTTAGAAGAAAGTGAGCGCATCAAAGCACAGATTCTTCAAATGGAGAATGATATGTGGAATTATTAA